Sequence from the Rhodococcus jostii RHA1 genome:
CCGCGACCGCCGTCCTCGAACGCCAGCGACTGCAATCGGAAGAGCGGGAGCACGACGAGATACGCCAGAACCGCCAGCAGTGCGCCGTACCCGAGTCGGGTACGCCACACCGTACTGACGACGAACGGACGTGCGCTGCGACTCACCGCAACCGTAGCCATCACGCCTCCGATCGGGCGGCCTGGGCGAGCACGGGAACCTGGAGATCCACGTGACCGTCCGGATGCGGAAACACTCGCAGCTTGGTGGGCGAGAAGCTGACCACCAGGGGAGATCCGACAGTGGCGCCACGCAACCAGCGTCCGTGCAGCTCCGCATCTGCGCGGACGTACAACTGCTCGCCCCCGGCATCGACCGTTACGTCGAAATAGCGGCCTCCGTACTCCGAGGTGACGAGTTCGCCGACGAAGCCGACGTCACCCGCGCGGACCTCGTCGAGTGAATGATGAAGGGCGAGGTCCTCGGGCCGGAGTCGTCCCACAGCCGTGTCGCCGGTGATGTAGTCGCCCTGGACGACGGCCGCGTCGAGGTCGACGGGGGCCCCCGCTCGCGTGGTCCACCCCTCGTGCCTGCGGACGAGTTCGAGCCGGTTCGCCATCCCGATGAACGCGGCGACATAGTCGGAGGAAGGGGTCTGGTAGACCCGCTCCGGGGTGTCGTACTGTTCGATCTTGCCCGCCTTCATGATGGCGAGTCGGTCACCGAGCGCAAATGCCTCGGCCTGATCGTGGGTGACGAATACGGCAGTGAAGCCCAGTCGTTGGTGTAGTTGATGAATCTGGGACCGCACCTGATCGCGCAGCCGTGCGTCGAGATTGCTCAGGGGCTCGTCGAACAGCACCAGGTCGGGTTGGGCGACCAGGCCGCGGGCCACGGCGACTCGCTGTTGCTGTCCACCACTGAGCTGGGACGGATACCGGTCGAGCAGGGCACCGCAGTCCACCATGCCGGCCGCGGTCTCGACCTGTCCTGCGGCGATGGCGCTCTTCATCCGTCGAACCTTCAACGGGTACCGGATGTTTTCTCGCACTGTCATGTTGGGCCACAGCGCGTAGGACTGGAAGACCATGCCGATGTTGCGCTTGTAGGCCGGAACGTTGATGCGGGTCGACGCATCGAAGACGGTGTGGTCCTTGAACGTGATCGACCCGTGCTCGGGTGTTTCGAGGCCGGCGATGCATCGTAGGGTGGTCGTCTTCCCGCAACCGCTGGGGCCGAGTAGGACGAGAAATTCACCGTCCTGAATGTCGAGGTCGAGTTGATCGACGATGGTGTTGGACCCGAAGGTCTTGGTCAGGTTGGAAACGCTGAATTGCGATGTCACCTTGGCACCTGCTTGGTTGCGAGTGGTTTGTCGGAAAAAAGTGAACTCAGTTCATCTTATGATTGCGTCGGGCGCTTCGGAGTCCTGGCGCCCGCGGAGGTTCCGCCGTCGATCATGAGATCGGAACCCGTGATGTAACTGCTGTCCTCGCACGCGAGGAACAGGATGGCTTTCGCCACCTCGAGCGGTAGACCTCGGCGTTGCAGCGGAATGCTTTTCACATACGCGTCCATGTCGTCGTCGGCGAAGTCGGCGCCGGCGGTGATTGCCGTCTCGATGCTGCCCGGGCACACGGCGTTGACCCGGATGTTCGATTCGGCGAACTCCAACGCCGCGACTCGGGTCAGGGCGCGAACGCCGAACTTCGACGCGCCGTATGCACCGAGCTCGGCCGTCGCGAGGACGCCACGCAGCGAGGACAGGTTGACGACGGACCCGCCCGTGGTCATGGCGGCGCCTGCGGCTTGCAAACCGAGGAAAGTCCCCACGAGGTTGAGGTCGATCATGCGTCGTAGGTCGGCGAGCGACGTCTGCATGATGGACGCTTTGGATGCGGCGCCCGCGGAGTTGACGAGAACACGCATCGGATGCCCGCGATCCGCCATCTCGGTGGTGACGCGCGTCCACTGAGATTCGTCGGTGACGTCGAGGTGCCGGTAGTGCGCGCGCGCACCGATTTTCGCCGCGACACTTTCACCCAGCTCGTCGTCGACGTCGCCGAGGTAGACCGTGGCGCCGTGGGCGTGGAAGAGTTCTGCGGTCGCGGCACCTATCCCTCGTGCGGCACCGGTGACGAGAGCGCAGGTGTCGCGCAGTCGCGCGTCGTCGGTCGTCACTGGATGAATCTCTTTTCCCAATCGGACTGGTATTCGGTGAGCGATTCGGGTGTCAGGTCGGACGGGTTGGGCAGCGCGATGTCCTGGGCCTGTGCGACGCTTCCTTCGATGCCGGGGAGTGCGCTCGCGTAACCGAGTGACAACGCCTTCTGGCCGGCGGGGGTGACCATGAAGTTCGCCAGCACCTGTGCGGCATTCGGGTGCGGCGCCGCGGACAGTGCGTGCGTGAACCACGGGGTTCCCCACGGGGGCGAGGGCAGTGCCCAGTCCACCGGTGCTCCCGATTCCTTTTCTCGCACCAGCGGTTGCACCACAGGGGTTGCGACGATCTCGCCCGAGGTCAAGGCCTGCGCGATCCCCAGTGAACTCGGGTAGATTCGCGGCTTCAGCTCCGCGAGCTTCTGGAGATAGTCGGCGCCGAAGTTTTTCTCGAAGAATCGGTAGAAGTCGACGTACGAGGCGATGCCGGACGGGTTGACGATTCCGATCTTGCCCTTCAACGCCGGGTCGAGGAGGTCTGCCGGCTTCTGCAGACCTCCCGGAAGTGCTGTCGTGTTCCAGCCGAGAGCGAACACCGCCGCGCTGGTCAGGAAGAACTTGTCGGAAATGATGCTCTTCTGCGGTTGGTACTCCGGCGCATCGAATGCCGGGCCGACGAGATCGGTCGAGTAGGTGCCCGACGCGGCGGCAGTCTCGATCCAGGCGGCGTCGGTCATCATGTGCACATCGGCCGTACCCCGCTTCGTCTGATTCTCGACCTCGACCTTCGGGTTGATGTCGGCGTCGGTGCCCCGGACGTATTCGAGGGAGATCTCGGGATACTCCTGCTCGAACGCCACTTTGAGAGCTTCGAGATTGGCGGGGTTCTGGCTCGAGTACAGCAGGACACTGCCTTCGCCCTTGGCTGCGGCGACGACGTCGTCCCACGTGCCGGACACGGGACCGGTGGAACCGGAACCGCCGGATCCACAAGCGGCGGAGGCGAAAGCGGTGACCACTGCGACGGCCATCAGCTTTATCGGCATACTTCTCATGGCATGAAAGCCCTTCCGGTATCGGTTCGACGAATGCGAACCCGTGTGTTCGGTGACGGATGGAGGAGTCGGATGAGGCCTACGGCGCGACACCGTTGAGCAGCGCGGCAACGCGATCGGGAATCGTGACCATGGCCATGTGGCCGGATTCGAGGAATTTGGTGTCGCCGCCGACGAGGGCGGCCGATCTTTCCTGGAGTTCGGGCGGATAGCAGGTGTCCTTGGTCAAACGTACGTATGTACGGGGTATATCGGTGCGGAGACCGGACAGGTCGACGGACTCCGTGAGTAGCGCGCCGCAATCGTCGACCAACCGGTCGATCATCCAGTCGGTCTGTTCCGCGTCCATGTCGTTGCAGAGCATCGCGGCGGCGTCCATCGGATCCTGGCGGTACACACCACCTTCTATCGAGGCTTCCACCGCGGCGCGGACGCCCGGGTCGATCTGGTCGATCACTCGCGTCCCGTCGGGCGGGACGACGGCGGACAGGAAGACGACGTGCCGTAGTCGGTGTGCGAGTGCCTGCATGACCCGAGGGGCCGTCACTCCCGCGAAAGAGTGTGCGACGAGGACTATGTCCTCGAGGTTCGCCGCCTCCACATCGTCGATGACGGCGGCGGCACAGTCGTCGAGGGTGACGGACCGCGGGTCGACTGAGCGCCGTTGTCCCCGTCCCGGGAGATCGACTGCGAGAGTGTCACCTTCGAGTAAGGGGAGGAGGGGCGCCCAGCACGAGGCGCCCATTCCTGCGCCATGGACGAGAACGAACGACATGTTGCTCCTCGCTAATTGAACTGATATCAGTTTGAATCTAAGGAAATCGTCCTGTGATGTCAATCACCTGATAATGTGAAGTGAATCCAGTTCACTTAGGAGGTCCGTGTGACGACTCCACGTGCAGCGCGGCCGCTGCAGCTCGGTTCGCTTCGGTTGGCAAACCGGCTCGTCGGTACGCCGCACGCGTCAGGCGCCGTCGCCGGCGGCATCCCCTCGCGCGGCGACGACGACTACTGGCGGCGCTGCGCGGCCGGCGGTGCCGCGATGCTCATCGTCGGCGGCACGGTGGTGTCGCCCGGTTCGACCAATCGCAACGGCAACATCACCGAGGCCTGGCGTCCCGAAGCCCTCGCGGGACTGGAGGCTCGGGCGCGGGCGATCACCGAGGAAGGAGCCATCGCGGCCTGCCAGCTGGTGCACCTCGGACGCGAAACTCTGGGCGCCGAGATGTGGAGTCACCCCGTCGGGCCGTCCGCTGTCCGCTCGCCCCGCGAACCGACGCGACCGCGCGCCCTCTCGGGCGCCGACGTCGACGCGGTCGTCGACGCATTCCGCACATCCGCGTTCCACGCGTGGTCGGCCGGCTTCCCGGTCGTCGAACTGCATGCAGCCCACGGATATCTACTTGCGCAATTCCTCTCCCCGAACACGAACCTCGGACGAGACGCTGCGACGGGTGCGCAGCGTGTGCGGATCCTCGACCGCATCGCCTCAACGGTCCGCGACGCCTGCCCCGGCGTCGTACTCGGAGTCCGCGTCTCTTCCGACGGTGGCGACGAGGCCGGCCTGAGCATGGACGGTCTCTGCGACGTACTACCGCACCTCTCCGATTTCGACTACGTCAACGTCACGGTCGGCGTACGCACCACCTACGTCCGGGACATGGCCGTAACCGACCCGCCGCTGCTCGATTCGGTCGGACAATTACGCGCCGCCGCAGTGACCCCGCTGCTCGTGTCACAGTCGTTCCGGACCGGTGCGTCCATCGAAAGTGCACTGCAATCGGGAGCCGACCTCGTCGGTGTGGCACGACCGCTGATCGCCGACCCGAACTTCCCGCGGAAGATACTGACCGGCCGCGAGGCGTCGATCCGCCCGTGCGTGTCCTGCAACGAGGACTGCCGGGCGTTCGACCCCGTCCTACTGTGCTCGGTCAATCCCGACCTCGCGCCGCCGGGTCATTCCGCACGTCCCGCGTACCCGCTGACGCTGGGGCCCACGCGCGGGTCGCGAGTGCGGAGACGGATCGCCGTCGTCGGTGCAGGCCCCGCCGGGCTCGAGTGCGCGATGCGGCTCGGGCCCGACCACGACGTCACACTCTTCGAACAACGAGAGCGAATCGGAGGCCAGCTTGCGACAGCGGCAGACGCGCCGCATCGCAGCGGCTGGCGTCGCCTCCTCGACTACTACGCCGACAACATGCCGAAGGTGGCAATCCGTCTGGCGCACACCGTCAATGCCGACGACCTGGCGGACTTCGACGACGTAGTCCTGGCCGTCGGTGCCGTGGAAGAACTTCCCCAGGGATTGGCGGGAACGTCGTCCGTGCTCACCTCTCAGGCGCTGCTCGGTGCGGGAGGCGCTCTTCGCGGCGCCGGCCACGTCGTGGTGGTCGACGACGGATTCGGGCTCTGGCCCGCCGCGAGCACGGTCGAAGCGGCGCTTGCCGCGGGTGCCGACCGCGTCACGGTTCTGACGCCCGCCGCGGCCTTCGCGTCGGGTCTTCCCGCGGAGGGCCGGGTGCAGTACCTGCGTCGGCTGTCGGGCGAACCGGTCGACGTGCGCGTGCTGTCGTCGCTCGTCGCGGTCACCGACGGCTCGGTCGAGTTCGAGAACACGCTGTCGGGAGAAAGGACGCGCCTCGACGTCGACCGGGTGGTCGTGGCCGGTGAGCGGCGCCCGCGCGACTGGTCGCAACTCGCACCGGAAGGCGCACGCGTGCACGTCATCGGCGACGCTCTCGTGCCGCGCAAAGTCGCGCACGCCGTCTCCGAAGGCCGTGCTGTCGCCCGTGAGTACTTGTTAACCGCCCGCAGTTAACAAGTACTCACGGGGGGCGGGAGTGTGGTTGCGCTCACACCTGAGGTCATTTAAATTACTTGAACTGAAGTCAACTCAATTTGATATCCGGCCGCCCCTCGGAGGCATCGTGGACCAGTTGTTCATCACTTTGACCACCGGCATCGCCAATGGTGCCGTGTACGGTCTCATCGGACTCGGATTGGTCATCATCTTCCGATCCACCGACGTCATGAATTTTGCAATGGCGTCATTATCGACCCTCGCCATCTACGTTGCCCTCAGCGCGTATGGGGCCGGCGTGGGCATTGCTGTCGCCCTGGTGGTCGCAGTGGTCTTCGGAGCTCTCAGCGGAGTCGTGGTGCGGGAAGCGCTGATTCGCCCGCTCGGGCAAGGCAAGCTCTTCGCTGCGCTCGTCGTCACGATGGGCCTGTCGATCATTGTCGAGCATCTGATCGGCCACTACTGGGGAGAGCAGCCGCGACGATTCCCGCAGCTCGTCGAGGGCACGATCTCGATCGGCAACTCGAATCTGATGCTCCAGGACATCGCCACGATTCTCCTCGCCGCGGTGGCCGTGTCGGCCATTGCGTATCTGTTCACGCGTACGCCGGTCGGATCCGCGATGCGCGCGGTCGCCGAATCTGCCGAGACCGCGGAGATCCTGGGCATCAACGCGCACAAGGTCGCGCGGATCGCCTGGGCTCTCGGCATGGCGCTGGCAGTGCTGGGAGTCTTCCTGTACGCCCCGAAAACCGGGGTTTCGCCGGTGATACTCGCCCCCGTGTTGTTCCGTGCCTTCGCAGGCATCCTGCTCGGTGGCCTCACAAGCATGTACGGCGCGGTCATCGGTGGGCTCATCATCGGTGTCCTGGACAACCTCGCCGCAGCCTATATCTCCGCCAGCTTCCGAGACACGTTCGTCTTCTGCGTTGCGGTGCTCGTGCTGCTCATTCGTCCCCAGGGCATCTTCGGCCGCCAAACCTTCGAGAGGGTCTGATTCCATGGTCACAAAAGATGGCTCGGCGCAGCGTGCCGGACGCTCCGCCCAGCGGCTGTACAGCGCCGCTCAGCTTCTCGGCGGACCGGCTGCGGCGATCCTGACGATAATGGTGCTGTCTGCCGGACTCGTGCCGGGCTACCAGATCTACACGGTCGGACTCGCTGCGGTGTACGGACTGATCGTCTTGTCCATCTCGCTACTGGCCGGGTGGACGGGTATCTGGTCGATCGGGCATCCCGCAATGGTCGCGGTCGGCGCGTATGTGACCGCCTACGGCAGCAGTAGCGGTTGGGGACTGGCCTTCACGTCCGTTGTCGCCGTGGCTTTGTGCGCAATGTTGGGAGGCTTCCTCGGGTTCGCAGGCTCCCGCTTCTCCGTGCTGTACGTCGCGCTTCTCACGTTGGCGTTCACATTGGTGACTCTCGAAATCATCGGTGCGTGGAAGAGCGTCACCGGCGGTGACCAAGGAGTGCCGGTCGACGCATTCGACACCACGCTCGGCGAACTCGTTCCGTCATCCGACGCAGTCACCTACCTGGCCGTCGGAGTCCTCGGTCTCGCTGTGGCAGTGTCGGTGTTCCTGCGCCGCACGACCATACG
This genomic interval carries:
- a CDS encoding ABC transporter ATP-binding protein, with amino-acid sequence MTSQFSVSNLTKTFGSNTIVDQLDLDIQDGEFLVLLGPSGCGKTTTLRCIAGLETPEHGSITFKDHTVFDASTRINVPAYKRNIGMVFQSYALWPNMTVRENIRYPLKVRRMKSAIAAGQVETAAGMVDCGALLDRYPSQLSGGQQQRVAVARGLVAQPDLVLFDEPLSNLDARLRDQVRSQIHQLHQRLGFTAVFVTHDQAEAFALGDRLAIMKAGKIEQYDTPERVYQTPSSDYVAAFIGMANRLELVRRHEGWTTRAGAPVDLDAAVVQGDYITGDTAVGRLRPEDLALHHSLDEVRAGDVGFVGELVTSEYGGRYFDVTVDAGGEQLYVRADAELHGRWLRGATVGSPLVVSFSPTKLRVFPHPDGHVDLQVPVLAQAARSEA
- a CDS encoding SDR family NAD(P)-dependent oxidoreductase — encoded protein: MTTDDARLRDTCALVTGAARGIGAATAELFHAHGATVYLGDVDDELGESVAAKIGARAHYRHLDVTDESQWTRVTTEMADRGHPMRVLVNSAGAASKASIMQTSLADLRRMIDLNLVGTFLGLQAAGAAMTTGGSVVNLSSLRGVLATAELGAYGASKFGVRALTRVAALEFAESNIRVNAVCPGSIETAITAGADFADDDMDAYVKSIPLQRRGLPLEVAKAILFLACEDSSYITGSDLMIDGGTSAGARTPKRPTQS
- a CDS encoding ABC transporter substrate-binding protein, which produces MRSMPIKLMAVAVVTAFASAACGSGGSGSTGPVSGTWDDVVAAAKGEGSVLLYSSQNPANLEALKVAFEQEYPEISLEYVRGTDADINPKVEVENQTKRGTADVHMMTDAAWIETAAASGTYSTDLVGPAFDAPEYQPQKSIISDKFFLTSAAVFALGWNTTALPGGLQKPADLLDPALKGKIGIVNPSGIASYVDFYRFFEKNFGADYLQKLAELKPRIYPSSLGIAQALTSGEIVATPVVQPLVREKESGAPVDWALPSPPWGTPWFTHALSAAPHPNAAQVLANFMVTPAGQKALSLGYASALPGIEGSVAQAQDIALPNPSDLTPESLTEYQSDWEKRFIQ
- a CDS encoding alpha/beta fold hydrolase; this encodes MSFVLVHGAGMGASCWAPLLPLLEGDTLAVDLPGRGQRRSVDPRSVTLDDCAAAVIDDVEAANLEDIVLVAHSFAGVTAPRVMQALAHRLRHVVFLSAVVPPDGTRVIDQIDPGVRAAVEASIEGGVYRQDPMDAAAMLCNDMDAEQTDWMIDRLVDDCGALLTESVDLSGLRTDIPRTYVRLTKDTCYPPELQERSAALVGGDTKFLESGHMAMVTIPDRVAALLNGVAP
- a CDS encoding FAD-dependent oxidoreductase is translated as MTTPRAARPLQLGSLRLANRLVGTPHASGAVAGGIPSRGDDDYWRRCAAGGAAMLIVGGTVVSPGSTNRNGNITEAWRPEALAGLEARARAITEEGAIAACQLVHLGRETLGAEMWSHPVGPSAVRSPREPTRPRALSGADVDAVVDAFRTSAFHAWSAGFPVVELHAAHGYLLAQFLSPNTNLGRDAATGAQRVRILDRIASTVRDACPGVVLGVRVSSDGGDEAGLSMDGLCDVLPHLSDFDYVNVTVGVRTTYVRDMAVTDPPLLDSVGQLRAAAVTPLLVSQSFRTGASIESALQSGADLVGVARPLIADPNFPRKILTGREASIRPCVSCNEDCRAFDPVLLCSVNPDLAPPGHSARPAYPLTLGPTRGSRVRRRIAVVGAGPAGLECAMRLGPDHDVTLFEQRERIGGQLATAADAPHRSGWRRLLDYYADNMPKVAIRLAHTVNADDLADFDDVVLAVGAVEELPQGLAGTSSVLTSQALLGAGGALRGAGHVVVVDDGFGLWPAASTVEAALAAGADRVTVLTPAAAFASGLPAEGRVQYLRRLSGEPVDVRVLSSLVAVTDGSVEFENTLSGERTRLDVDRVVVAGERRPRDWSQLAPEGARVHVIGDALVPRKVAHAVSEGRAVAREYLLTARS
- a CDS encoding branched-chain amino acid ABC transporter permease, whose protein sequence is MWLRSHLRSFKLLELKSTQFDIRPPLGGIVDQLFITLTTGIANGAVYGLIGLGLVIIFRSTDVMNFAMASLSTLAIYVALSAYGAGVGIAVALVVAVVFGALSGVVVREALIRPLGQGKLFAALVVTMGLSIIVEHLIGHYWGEQPRRFPQLVEGTISIGNSNLMLQDIATILLAAVAVSAIAYLFTRTPVGSAMRAVAESAETAEILGINAHKVARIAWALGMALAVLGVFLYAPKTGVSPVILAPVLFRAFAGILLGGLTSMYGAVIGGLIIGVLDNLAAAYISASFRDTFVFCVAVLVLLIRPQGIFGRQTFERV